The Alligator mississippiensis isolate rAllMis1 chromosome 8, rAllMis1, whole genome shotgun sequence genomic sequence gggggggtccTGGGCTAaccccgtgcccccccccccacaggtgcctgGCCTGTGTGGGCAGCCCCTTCCGCTGCCACTGGTGCAAGTACCGGCACATTTGTGCCCCTGACCCCACTCACTGCAGCTTTGCTGAGGGCCGTGTCAACACATCTGAGGTGAGAGctcacccctccttcccccagccagCTGTAACCTAGGAGCTAgtgcacccccgccccccaagccctgcctcagagctggctgcagcactgggaggttCCAACGTGGCGTGGGGGTGGGGATCAATACAGTGCCTTTAGGAGCTGCCTGTGGTCACAGTAATTGATAGTCTGGGGGCTGCggtcagagcagggagcagacagcGTGTAGGAGGGAGTCCTGGGGGCGACGTGGTCGTCTGGCTcaaccccttcttccctccctccctcccaaccaaGAGACAAGGGTGGATGCtggttggcagtgaggggctgtgggtcgggattGAGGAGCACCATGGGGGAGGCTCTTCCTTTGGCCTTCACCTGCACCCCAGTCTCCAGTCCTGGTACCCAGCTCCAATTAAACAGCTGTGGTTTCTATGGCAACCCTAGCAGTTGCCTGCATCTGGCTGGGAATGAAGGTTGGTTCTCTGGGCTTGGAGGGCGGTGAGGGTAGGGGGTGCTGAGTGTCCAGGTCATCTGGGTTCTCTAGATGGGAAGTGGGGGGTTGGGCTTCTGGACATCTGGGTCCTGacccccactccccctttccccccagggctgcccagagcTACTGCCAGGGGCAGCGGTGTTGATCCCAGCAGGGGTGCCACGCCCCATCAGCCTCCGGGCCAAGAACCTGCCGCAGCCACAGTCGGGGCAGCGTGGCTACGAGTGTGTCGTGGGGCTGCCAGGCCAGAGCCGGAGCCAGCGCATCCCTGCTGTGCGCTTcaactcttccagcctgcagtGCCAGAATGCCTcggtaccccctccccccaaacagtgccccagctgcctgggtaccCCGAGCTCGCTCCCAcacactcccagccctgcctgcatctAGGGGGCCTGGGGAGGCTGGGTGCtatgctcttgggggggggggggggagattggaAGTTGCTAGGCAAGCAGGCTGTTGTCAGGGAGCCTCTTTTAACCCTTTGCACCCCACTTCTGgggctcctcccttccccccagtaCTGGTATGAGGGGGACGCCGTGGCTGAGATGCCCTTGGAATTCTCTGTGGTCTGGGATGGAAACTTCGCCATTGACCAGCCCCCTGACTTCCAAGGTACTGGGGGATGGCTGGGGTattgtgggaggaggggagtcTTGACCCCCTCACCATGCAGCCTTAGGCCCAGTTCCAACTCATGGGGAGTCTGAGGAGttcaggggcatgtggggggaaTTGGGGGCATTGAGGTAAGTTGGGGGCCTTCAGGGGGGAAGGGTTatggaggagctgggctgggtttgTAGGGGCCTGGAGGGGTCAGTCACTTTGGGGGGATTGTATGGTCCTTGGGATTTTGGGGGGTAGAGGCACTGGGGGGAGATTAGGGGCTCGTGGGGAATTTTGGGGGGACCAGGAGTGAGTCAGGGACATGGAGAGAGCatcgggggggctggggtgggtcaagAAGATGGGATTCAGAGAGACAAGGGGTGGTCACAGGTCTGTTGGGGAGGACTTGCAGGTCATGGAGGTATTGGACTGGGGGTGAATCAGGGGCACGTGGGCAGGGATGTGGGAGGTCAGGGGCTGCTGATGCCTGATCTCTGCCTCTACCCCTGCTGGCAGCGGTGCTGTACAAGTGCAGGGCGCAGAGGGGCTCCTGCGGGCTCTGCCTCCGCTCCGACCCACAGCTCGAGTGCGGCTGGTGTGTGGCTGAGCGGCGCTGTGGCCTCCGgctccactgcccccacccacGACTGGGCAtcagcagtagtggcagtgggtgggtgccTGCAGGGCGCCGGGGTACTCGCTGCGCCCACCCCCGCCTCACCCAGGTAACAGGGACACTCctccagcccagggagcccaggcatctgggttctCATCAGCTCTCACCTcccaaagaacccaggtgtctgggcttgCTATTCCCCACTTCTCTAACCCTTCCAGACTCCACTTCTCTGCTAGAGAACCTGGATATTAACtcccagcttccctgctgccaccccacaacccccattCCCTgcacagggaacccaggcatccaggctgaGAATCCTGGTCCCTGGGCTTTGCCCCCTGGGAGATGCAAGCAGGGGCAGTTGGGGTtgtgcatggtgggggagggtcacaggggggcagggaagaaaatgGGGCTGATCCCCACCACCTGtaacccctgccttccccaggtGGAGCCATTGCAGGGCCCCAAGGAAGGGGGCACGCGGGTGACGCTGTGGGGGGAGaatctggggctgcagccatatGAGGTCGCTGTGCGTGTGGCCGGGGTCTactgcaaccccctgcctgggctctaCGTTCCAGCTGAGAGGTGCGGGGGCTGTGGGTCCAGATCAAGCGGCACCGTGGGGCTATAATGTGTGGGGGCTCTGGATTGGGCATTAGGGTTACCATGAGGTCATTGCGGGGCAAGACAGGGGCACCATGAAGGGCATTGTCAGGCTCAGAGTGAGGGGTGCCAcagggctgcagaggagctgTGTCAGAAGTGAGGAGCACCGTGGGGCtatagggggctgcaggtcaggagtgaggggctcctCCATGCAGCAGTTTGGGGGGTGTTGACTCCTGTTCCTGCCCCGCCAGGGTGGTGTGTGAGATGGAAGAGTCGCTGGTGCCTGACCCCCCACCTGGTCCAGTGGAGGTCTGCGTGGGTGACTGCAGCGCCGAGTTCCGTGCCCGTGGCCCTACCCCCTTCGCCTTTGTGGTAACCTTGGCTGGGGGGAGGACACATGGACGATCTGGGGGGCTTGGGAGCTGTAGGgaggctcctgcctcctgctgatGCTCTCCCTGACCCCCAGACTCCAGTATTGCTGAGCCTGAGACCCACAGTGGGGCCAGTGTCAGGGGGAACCCGCCTGACAGTCACTGGCACCCACCTGGATGCTGGCAGCAACGTCTCTGTTGCCCTGCGGGGGGCACCCTGCCCTCTCATCAGgtatgggttgggggggcagtgCCTTTGCTCCTGACCCACATCTTCCTCAGGCCCCATGGTGCTTTTCACTCCTAATCTCCAGCCCCCTCCAATCCcacagtgcccctcgctcctgacctaCAGCACCTCCCGTTGTCCTGGGTTGTCCCTTTCTCTCAGCCCCCACTGTGCCTCgatggtgccccttgctccctgccccacccccagccctgcagtgccccTTTACTCCCAACCCCATCTCATgatccccttttcccccccctGTAGGCGGGGCCCCAAGGAGCTGGTTTGTCTGACACCGCCCTCAGCGCTGGGGCCTGGCTCAGCCACCCTGGGGATGTGCATGGATCGGGCAGCGCTGGGGGCCACCCGCAACCACACGGCAGCTCTGAGCTACCGCTATCTGCCTGACCCGTCCATCACTGCTGTTGACCCTCTCTGGAGCATTGCCAAGTAAGGAACCCTCTCCTGGACCCCTCCAGCACTCCCAGCTTTCCACAGACCCCCCCTAacactgcccccacctccacagtggcagcacacagctcGTGGTGCATGGCACCCGCCTGGACAGCATCCAGGAGCCCCGAATCCGTGCTGTGTACAGGGGCATTGAGACCCTCAATGTAAGTGCCTGGGTAGGGGGAAGGGCATTGTGGGGGATGCTGGAAGGGGCCTCTGacttccacccccaccaggagCCACCAAACCCATGGCCCAGTGAATCCCTCTAGAGCTGGGCTCTGACCCCTGAGCTAAAGCTGATCCCCTCTAATCCTTGCCCCCTACCATCTCTAGAGCTGATCCTTGATCCCCTGCTGACCTCTGACACACAGGTGACCCCTTCCTTTCCCAGAGTCAATCTCTGACCTGGAGCTGattcctgccagccccacagcttaCCTTTGACCCCCTTAGAGATGACTCCCTAAAGCTGATCTCTGATCCCTGCCTTCTTAGAGCTGACATCTGCCATCCCCAGAGCTGACCCCTGATCCTGAGCCCTCTGATCCCCTTGAGTTGATCCCTTGGAGCTGACCACTGACCCTTGATCCACTGCTGACCTCTGACTTCTGCCATCCCCAGAGCGGGACTCTGGCCATGAGCTGATCCCTACCACCCCCAGACCTAACCTCTGACCCTGAGCTCACCCTTGTCATCTCCACAGCTGATCGTTGATCCCCCCCTTCAAGGTGACCCCTAAAGCTGACCTCTGCCTTTCCTAGAGCTGGCCTCTGACCCTGAGCTGACCTTGCTGTCCCCAAAGCTGATATTTGACTTCTTAGAGTTGATCCCCCAAAGCTGACTACTGACCCATGATACCTTGCTGATCTCTGACCCCACTActgcccccacctgctcctgtctcgacccccagagctgctgctgcccctggtgccccccattttccctctctgagctgcccctgctgacctctgcccctccccccctccccccaccggccAGCAGAGCTGCCAGGTGCTGAATGACTCGGTGATGCTGTGCCAGGCGCCAGGGttggcagtggggagccaggggctgccGCCAGGTGGGGTGCAGCCCGAGGAGTTTGGCTTCGTGCTTGACCATGTCCAGGCTGCCCGGAGCCTCAACCGCTCGCTCTTCACCTACTTCCCTGACCCCAGCATAGAGCCGTTTGGCCCCAGCGGCGTCCTCGAGGTGCAGCCTGGTGCCCACGTCGTCCTCAAGGTTCGGTGGGGTGGAAGGGATGCcatgggtcaagagtgaggggcacgatGGGGTGATGAGTGGGGCTGTGggtttgggaatgaggggcaccatgagctgtgggctgcaggttgggagtgagtgggggctgtgggtttggagtgaAGGGTACTGTGGGCTGGAGGGGTTCAGGTCAGGGCTGAGGGGCACTGAGCTCATTCTCATTCCCTCCCCAGGGCAAGAACCTGATCCCAGCGGCTGGGGCAGGCGCACGCCTGAACTACAGAGTGCTGATCGGGGGGGAGCCATGTGCTCTCACTGTGTCTGAGACGCAGCTGCTGTGCGACTCTCCCCACCAGACCGGGGAGCAGCCTGTCATGgtggggggatgaggggggagGCCTGGGCCCGGGGGGGGGTGGTCCATCCTAGGGCTACTGGGGCAACAGGGAAGAGCAGGAGTACATTGGGGTCCCCCATATTATAGACCCCCCCTTGCAGGGCTTGGCtgggaggggattgggggggctgcTCTTCCtgactcttttttccccccccctcccctgtccaCTTCCTGGTTTGGGGATTCTTGGGGGAGGCCTAGCAGGGGCTTTGGGGTGCTaccctcccctcccttgctgctcTGACCCCCCAAATCTTGTTTCTTCTTGAagatgtgggttgggagtgaggggcaccacaggGTCCTGGGGGGGAAATggattgggagtgtggggcagcacATGGTTCTGTGGGTCAGTATTTAGGGGTAAGGGGCACCTAACCTTAACTCCAACCCTAACGCCAATTCATCTGTTACAGATCCTGGTGGGGGGCCTGTCCTTCTTGCCAGGGACATTGCACATCTACCCTGAGGCAATGCTGCCACTAGGAGCactggtggggcttggggccgggGGGTCACTGCTGCTCCTTGCCATCATTGGTGTTCTGGTGGCCTACAAGCGCAAGACACGCGATGCTGACCGCACCCTCAAGCGGCTGCAGCTGCAGATGGACAATCTGGAATCCCGTGTGGCACTCGAATGCAAGGAGGGTGCGTGCTCAAGTGGGAGTTGTggattgggaatgaggggcatcaCAGGCTAATGATGGGGGTtatgggtcaggaatgaggggcactgtgGGGGCCATAGTGGGGacagtaggtcaggagtgaggggcactgtgggcccttggcagggggtggtgctgggccacGTGCTGACGCCCCTGCCTCTGTGGCTGTGCAGCCTTTGCGGAGCTGCAGACTGACATCCATGAGCTGACTAACCACCTCGATGGGGTGAAGATCCCGTTCCGTGGCTACCGAGACTACGCCCTGCGTGTGCTCTTCCCTGGTGCCGAGGAGCCACCCCTGCTACGCGATCCCTATGTAAGTGCCTGGCAttggcctggacacctgggtccccctgctcccagatgcctgTGTCCCCTCCAGGTCTCACCACTGCctcccctggatgcctgggtccccacccccaggccctttctCTCACCCTCTCTTGGTggcttcccttcctttccactcTTGGattccccccccaaccctaccCCCATGGttacaggcagtgccaggggcatCACGGGGGCTGCGGGCCTTTGGACAGCTGTTGTTGGTGCGGCCGTTCCTGTTGGCCTTTGTTCACACACTGGAGGCACAGCGCGGCTTTGCCATGCGTGACCGTGGCCTCGTGGCCtcgctgctgctggtggcactgCAGGGGCGGCTCGACTATGCCACCGCTGTCCTGCGCCAGCTGCTGGCTGACCTCATTGCCAAGGACCTGCAGCACCGTGCCCACCCCAAGCTACTGCTGCGCCGGTGAGATCCAGGGGGGTGTGGGTACCCCTCTGCACCCCCAAACCTAGCACTGCACCCACCCTGAGCTTCTACTGTGCTGGtgagagattggggggggggggggggggctggttaTCCTCTATTTCCCTATAGCCCTCCCAAACCCAGCACTATGCCTGCCCTGACCTGCGGCTCCAGTGAGATACTGGGGGGGTGCATATACCCCAGACCACCTTAAATTCTCTGGTGCACCACAATACACCCAATGCATACCCAGATGCACTctagccccgcccccgcccctaATGCTGCTGCCCATCATGCCCAGGGGACTAGCCCCTGATatttgcccccagcccctgccccagcagggttccctggacacctgggttatTTTATTCCTCGCCCCCTTGATGCTCTCCAAGGCCCGTCCTCTTTCCTGGCTTTGCCCAGttgctctcctccccctccccacccagaatCCTGTGCTCCTCTGATAATGTGGtgtcgtgtcccccccccccccccccaggacagAGTCAGTGGCTGAGAAGATGCTAACAAACTGGTTCACCTTCCTGCTGCATCGCTTCCTCAAGGTTGTGGGGGGCAAACTGGATGCCTGGGTACTCTGGTCTAGGGACAAGGGGTTGTCTGGGTTcctcccacactgagcagcaggggttggggggctgtgggaggcaagatgccagggttcccttgtcaAGGATGAGGGTGCTTATTTTCCAGGATGTggcatgggaggggggctgcttcctggacacctgggcaggttggggctgtacctggatgcctgggttcacagggggctgtccagacacctgggttccctagggaagtgtgtgggtgggggttcTTCTTGGGGCTCAtgtccagatgcctgggtttctgAATGTATTGGACACCTGGGTCtgcagtggctgataccctcccCCCATTCTGGCAGGAGAGTGCAGGGGAGCCGCTGTACCTGCTCTTTTGTGCCATCAAGCAGCAGGTGGAGAAAGGGCCACTGGATGCAGTGACGGGGGAGGCACGTTACTCACTCAGTGAGGACAAGCTGATCCGCCAGCAGATCGACTACAAGACCCTGGtacctccccccctgcccccccccccaactgcctgGGTTGTAACCCCAGCATGAAGGGCTGGAAGCCCAGATGCATGGGTGCTCTGGGGGGTGAGatcaggggagctgggggcccAGATGCTTGGGTCCTTAACCCACCTGAGGGACAGGAAGGGGTTTAGAGCAGGGATccctgggaagggagagggtggaCTAGGTTtcttggatgcctgggttctctggctggggagggggactaAGGTGTGGgtagcccagatgcctgggttctccaaGAGGGGAGTGCCTCTGTCCCCAGAGGTCCGCCCCCCTGTATCTTACCCCCTGTCTGTCCAGACGCTGCTTTGTGCCTGCCCTGATCCCCCCGGAGGTGCTGCACTGCCTGTCAAAGTGCTGAACTGTGACACTGTGACGCAGGCCAAGGAGAAGCTGCTGGATGCTCTGCACCGGGGGGCCCCCATGTCCCAGCGACCTCGTGCCAATGACCTTGAGCTTGGTGTGCCCTGGTGCCTGGGTCCCTGCTGGTCTGGGGCAGTGGAGGCAGCTGAGTGCCTGGGTTCCCCCTGGATGTGGGTGGGGAGTACCTGGGAGCCTGGATTCTTGGGTTCCCTCCCagcttggacacctgggttccccctcTAATGAGGGGAGGGTGCTGGCTGTGAGCTCAGATACTTGGGTTCTCTCCCAACTATGGGGTTAAACTTGAGTAGGTGGGGAGGTGTTTttggagcccagatgcctgggttctctcccagctggGGAAAGGGCATGGAACCCCAGACACGCAAGTTTCCTTCCAGCTAGAGAACAGGGGGgagggagcctggacacctgggttacCTCCTAGCTGGATAGTTAGAATATGTGTGTTGGGGACGGGGATGGCGGGGGATTGGCGCTAgggtcctggacacctgggttcataGTTCTAGGATGGGAGTGAGGTCTGGTGAGTTGGAGCAgtgtgggagagggggtgctgggagcccagattCCTGGACTACCTAGATAGGGAGTGGGAGGTCTCACCCCCACACCCATCTCCCCTGCAGAGTGGTGCCAGGAGGGTTCAGGTCGGATCCTGCTACAGGATGAAGACTCCACGAGCCGGGTTGAGGGTGACTGGAAGCGCATCAACACCCTGGCACACTATCAGGTgactcccacccctctcctcttccccctccaggggggactgggaggtgagagcagggggactgggagcttggatgcctgggtcccctgcctccctcacccctgTCCCTGTGCCCGCCCCCCCAGGTGACAGATGGGTCAACAGTGGCCCTGGTTCCCCACCAGGCCTCTGCTGTCAATCTCACTGGGGCCGGGGGCTCTGTCAGCCGCTCCCTCAGCCGATATGGTGAGGATCTCCCCCTACACCTTGAAACCCAGGGCCTCTCTCATGCCCAGGCTATGGAGTTGGGGTGGGGTTATGGTCTGCAGGGGGGGGTAGAACCCAGATGTTTGGGTTctctgggagaggaagggggctgggggggtgaaAGCAGTGGGGCGGTGGGGGAGgaagcctggacacctggggtctCTCCTTCGTGTGGGTGAGAAGTGGAGTCAGGGGGCATTGGGTGGGGGGAGTCTCTGAGATTTGGGGGGGTCCCATAGGGtctgggagggttggggggcattTGGGGGTAGGGCTCTAGAGGGAGGGATCTTGCTCCCTTGCAATGACAGCTCGCCCCCTGCAGAGACGCTGTTGCGGACGTCTGGCAGCCCTGACAGCCTGCGTTTGCGGGCCCCAATCCTAACACCTGAGCGTGAGGCTGGGACCCGCCTGTGGCACCTGGTGCGGAGTCACGACCCCCtagtggggggtggtggtgatgctggtgggggagggcctGAGCGTGGTAGCAAGATGGTCTCCGAGATCTACCTCACTCGGCTCCTCGCCACCAAGGTAGGGCCCCCAGGGCCTCACAACACCCCTATACTCAGCCCTGAAGCCCTATAGCTCCCCCATACTCAACCCTGGATCCTCAACCTGTTCATTGCACCCTGAACCCTTAACACCCCAATCTCCCCTTGTATCCACAGAACCCAGCCTCCCATATCTCATGGCTTCTCACAGCAACCCCACCTGGGACTCCAAAactcccccacagccctgtgcacCCCAATCCCAGCTTGTGGCTGCCCAAATGTCCCACTGCATCTGCACCTCCAAACCCATCCTGTTGTACCCCTATTGCTCCTTTGCCCCCAAATCCTCCACTGTCACCTacacccccaggcccagcccagcatcCAAGATCCATCACATCCACCCTCTAGCCCCACCTTTTGCTCCCAACCCTGGTGACAGACCCCTCAGCCCTCCTTTGCATTCCaaatcccagccctgctccccaggcctccTACAGCACCCCCAAAcccaccatgccccccctccccacatcgaCCTTAGTCCTAGCATAATGGGGAGGCTATGGTTGGAGATGGGCtggagggggggctgtgggggcaggtgtgTGCCTGGGGGGTCAGCACCAGGCTGAGATGCTTGGGGGTGGGTCTCTGGGTACAGGGGACATTGCAGAAGTTTGTGGATGATCTGTTTGAGACGGTGCTGAGCACCGCCCATCGTGGCAGCGCCTTGCCCCTCGCCATCAAGTTCATGTTTGACTTCCTGGACGACCAAGCCGACCGGCATGGCATAACTGACCCTGATGTACGCCACACCTGGAAGAGCAACTGGTGAGGGCCCCTGGAattggccacagcccccccccaaaaccagtcagagcccccctgcacccctcaaACCAGCCATGGCCCTCCCAGAGTTGGCAACAGCCTCCTCTACTTCCCAAACcatctgcagccccttgcagagctggccacagcccctcagcaccCTCAAAACCATCCACAGCATTCCTCAAAGCTGGCTACAGCCTCCTGCACCCCTtatgccagcctcagctccctccctcccgcaAGCTGGTCACAGCCCTATGCACTGCCCCATCAACCCGGAGGTCCGGAGGGGGACTGTTCTGGCAGGCCAGGGCGGGTGAGCCTGGCCCAAACACTCAGCCCAGAATTGCTTATCCCAACGTGCCACACCTGAAAGAGCAACTGGAGAGGGCCCCCCAaaccagccacagcccccccacccaagaTACCCCTTGAACCATCCCCCTTTCTCTCAAAATATCCTTGGCATGGCCCCTCCTCTACCCTCAGACCCTGGCCAGGTCCTCCCTCACCaggacccaccccagccccagagccagctgcatccccTCCTGCAACCTCTGAAGAGCCTCAGCTTTATTGGGGTGCTGGGCCCCTGTGTTTGAGGGTTTCTTGTATTATAGGGGTCCTGTGGCAGTTTGCCTGAGTGATAGGAATgctgcccccccaaaccctcttATTTCCCCTTCCTACGGGTTCTCGTACATGTGGTCCAGACCCCATTGGTCACATTGAACCAGCTTTTGGGCCCCTGCCTTGGATTCTGGGGTGTCTAGGGGCTCCCCTATAATTTAAGTGGCTTCTGGTCCTCCTGACCTCCCTACTTGCAGCCTGCCGCTGCGGTTCTGGGTGAATGTGATCAAGAACCCACAGTTCGTGTTCGACGTGCACAAGACGCCTATTACAGATGCTTGTCTCTCAGTCGTGGCCCAGACCTTCATGGACTCCTGCTCCACCTCTGCCCAGCGCCTGGGCAAGGACTCGCCCTCCACCAAGCTGCTCTATGCCAAGGATCTGCCTGCCTACCGTGCCTGGGTGGAGCGGTGAGAGGCCAGGGTGGGAGGCCCCGGAATCCAGCATGTGCCCCCAGAACCCAGTGCATGCCCCCAAAACCCAGCATGTGCCTCTCTCCCTGTGTACCCCAGAGATTTAAAGGCAGCAGCCCCAAAATGCAGTAGGAAACCTCAAAAAAtacctcccaaacccctgcatgcaTCTCTAAAGTTCTGGGGCTGAGAGatggaggggcacagggctgtaCCCCCATAAACCTGGTTGGGGGAGTGGGAGatgggcacagggctgtgcctgcacATGGTACCCTAAAACCCTGGGGGTCATGGGGCTATACCCCCAATACCCCAGAGGGGGTTGGGAGAATGGGGATCACAGATCTGTACCCCCGTAAGCCTGGGCAGAGGAtgtcaaggggctgggggactggggagtagtgaggggcctggaggtgttggctatggggaggctggagccccaACCCTTGCTGGTGGGTCAGGGTTGGGCGCCCCAATTGGGGGGGACCTCAGTTGCTTGGGGGTGTCTCAGGGGAGGGTGGGTCCCTTTCCTGCCCCCCTGAACCCTTGCCTGGGGCAGGTACTACCGGGACATTGCCAAGATGACAACCATCAGCGACCAGGACATGGATGCCTACCTAGTGGAGCAGTCGCGACTCCACGCCGGCGAGTTCAACACGTTGGCGGCCCTGGGCGAGCTCTTCCACTACGT encodes the following:
- the PLXNA3 gene encoding plexin-A3 isoform X6 — its product is MAPPPLLWGAALLLLPLPMALSPSPFPFPHSSPHPPSSSLFSAPGGVALTHLAVHRDTGEVFVGAVNRVFKLAPNLTLAQSHATGPVPDDPRCYPPPAVRPCTHPLRPADNVNKLLLLDYAGGTGGPGGPGRLLACGSVWQGVCRLLRLSDLALLAEPHRRKEHYLSGGPDSDAMAGVILEAPSSTGGSTLFVGTAVEGRSEYFPTLSSRRLVPEPSSPDMFSLVYQDEFVSSQVKVPSDTLSLHPAFDIYYVSAFVSGGFVYFLTLQLDPQQPSEGAPPGSGDPAPVAAAAGPSTAGGERFFSSRLVRLCAGDAEFYSYVEFPLGCSQAGVEYGLVQAARVAKAGRHLARALGLAEGEDVLFAAFAQGQKNRAMPPRRSLLCLFTLDEVNARIRQRIQACYRGEGRLSLPWLLNKELPCINTPIQITGNFCGLVLNQPLGGLQPIEGRPLLAERSEGLASVAAYTHRGHTVVFLGTRAGTLKKVRVDGPQDVHLYESVPISPGEPLLRDASLSPDQRHLYLLSRSQVVRLPVETCERYQSCETCLGSGDPHCAWCILHHRCGRESACPRGGEPGRLALVLAQCVRLHIEPSNASVTAPAPLLLLTVENVPDLSPGIVCVFVGVGQSPAQLLLGGQVTCSAPAPHDLPPSPAPHGEARPLHLWLRSLETGQDFVGTEFIFYNCSRLLGCLACVGSPFRCHWCKYRHICAPDPTHCSFAEGRVNTSEGCPELLPGAAVLIPAGVPRPISLRAKNLPQPQSGQRGYECVVGLPGQSRSQRIPAVRFNSSSLQCQNASYWYEGDAVAEMPLEFSVVWDGNFAIDQPPDFQAVLYKCRAQRGSCGLCLRSDPQLECGWCVAERRCGLRLHCPHPRLGISSSGSGWVPAGRRGTRCAHPRLTQVEPLQGPKEGGTRVTLWGENLGLQPYEVAVRVAGVYCNPLPGLYVPAERVVCEMEESLVPDPPPGPVEVCVGDCSAEFRARGPTPFAFVTPVLLSLRPTVGPVSGGTRLTVTGTHLDAGSNVSVALRGAPCPLIRRGPKELVCLTPPSALGPGSATLGMCMDRAALGATRNHTAALSYRYLPDPSITAVDPLWSIANGSTQLVVHGTRLDSIQEPRIRAVYRGIETLNQSCQVLNDSVMLCQAPGLAVGSQGLPPGGVQPEEFGFVLDHVQAARSLNRSLFTYFPDPSIEPFGPSGVLEVQPGAHVVLKGKNLIPAAGAGARLNYRVLIGGEPCALTVSETQLLCDSPHQTGEQPVMILVGGLSFLPGTLHIYPEAMLPLGALVGLGAGGSLLLLAIIGVLVAYKRKTRDADRTLKRLQLQMDNLESRVALECKEAFAELQTDIHELTNHLDGVKIPFRGYRDYALRVLFPGAEEPPLLRDPYAVPGASRGLRAFGQLLLVRPFLLAFVHTLEAQRGFAMRDRGLVASLLLVALQGRLDYATAVLRQLLADLIAKDLQHRAHPKLLLRRTESVAEKMLTNWFTFLLHRFLKVVGGKLDAWESAGEPLYLLFCAIKQQVEKGPLDAVTGEARYSLSEDKLIRQQIDYKTLTLLCACPDPPGGAALPVKVLNCDTVTQAKEKLLDALHRGAPMSQRPRANDLELEWCQEGSGRILLQDEDSTSRVEGDWKRINTLAHYQVTDGSTVALVPHQASAVNLTGAGGSVSRSLSRYETLLRTSGSPDSLRLRAPILTPEREAGTRLWHLGTLQKFVDDLFETVLSTAHRGSALPLAIKFMFDFLDDQADRHGITDPDVRHTWKSNCLPLRFWVNVIKNPQFVFDVHKTPITDACLSVVAQTFMDSCSTSAQRLGKDSPSTKLLYAKDLPAYRAWVERYYRDIAKMTTISDQDMDAYLVEQSRLHAGEFNTLAALGELFHYVERYREEILTALERDAYCRRHKLGPRLEQAITLVHSHS